One region of Pirellulales bacterium genomic DNA includes:
- a CDS encoding GNAT family N-acetyltransferase produces MSAATLHYRPASPAEAPLLAEFQVAMAAETENLPLDADTVSAGVQAVFADPGRGRYYVAEMQIDGGAGAITERIASEGDESFKESLANGKSAAAATQIAGSLLITYEWSDWRNGVVWWIQSVYVPPQFRRLGVYAGLYRYLQQLAAQTPEVRGIRLYVDQRNTKAQAVYERLGMNGDHYRVYEWMASDECRSMNDECRVGKRERLA; encoded by the coding sequence ATGTCCGCCGCGACGCTTCATTATCGACCCGCCTCGCCCGCCGAAGCTCCGCTCTTGGCCGAATTTCAAGTGGCCATGGCCGCCGAAACCGAAAATCTGCCGCTCGACGCCGACACGGTGAGCGCGGGCGTGCAAGCGGTCTTTGCCGATCCGGGACGCGGCAGGTATTATGTGGCGGAAATGCAGATAGATGGCGGGGCAGGGGCGATAACTGAGCGGATTGCATCCGAGGGGGATGAATCCTTTAAGGAGAGTCTTGCCAACGGAAAATCCGCAGCGGCCGCTACGCAAATTGCCGGCTCGCTGCTGATCACCTATGAATGGAGCGACTGGCGCAACGGCGTCGTCTGGTGGATTCAAAGCGTGTATGTCCCCCCCCAATTCCGTCGCCTGGGCGTGTACGCGGGGTTGTATCGGTATTTGCAACAACTGGCCGCCCAGACGCCCGAGGTTCGCGGTATCCGCCTGTATGTCGACCAACGCAATACCAAGGCCCAGGCGGTGTATGAGCGGCTGGGGATGAACGGGGACCATTATCGGGTGTATGAGTGGATGGCGAGTGACGAATGCAGAAGTATGAATGATGAATGCAGAGTAGGAAAACGCGAACGGCTGGCGTAA
- a CDS encoding ABC transporter permease, which yields MPQLFTPARPWLQSPLPQIVLARIKEFIREPEAVFWVCIFPVMMVILLGIAFRSKKVDPVVVDLVTTDAASPRLAELLEKEPEQFIVKRSSAEQATIRLRTAKTDLIIRVRPQAAEHAATSESSAISTPAQSTSPLGELAVTYHFDPTQPKSLLARNSADDLLQRAAGRRDVIPHQNALMEEPGGRYIDFLVPGLLGMNIMGGGLFGVGFVLVDMRIRKLLKRFLATPMRKSQFLGGVMVARLVFLIPEVVLLIFFAWLIFDVRIYGSLWEVLVLVLLGAFTFSGIGLLIASRANTIEMVSGLMNVIMMPMWLFSGIFFSSEKYPEGLQPFIQALPLTSLNNMLRAVMQEGGTILSHPGEFANVLGWGIVSFWLALRLFRWN from the coding sequence ATGCCTCAGTTATTTACCCCTGCCCGTCCTTGGCTCCAGTCCCCCCTACCGCAGATTGTCCTGGCACGTATCAAAGAGTTTATACGCGAACCAGAGGCGGTTTTTTGGGTTTGCATCTTTCCCGTGATGATGGTGATCTTATTGGGGATCGCCTTTCGCAGCAAAAAAGTCGATCCGGTGGTGGTTGATCTGGTTACCACCGATGCCGCGTCCCCCCGCTTGGCCGAATTACTAGAAAAAGAGCCGGAACAGTTTATCGTCAAGCGTTCGAGCGCCGAACAGGCCACGATCCGCCTGCGCACCGCCAAGACCGATCTGATCATTCGCGTTCGCCCCCAAGCCGCCGAACATGCCGCCACGAGCGAATCCAGCGCGATTAGTACACCGGCGCAATCAACCTCCCCACTGGGGGAACTGGCCGTCACCTACCATTTTGACCCCACCCAGCCCAAGAGCCTGCTAGCGCGGAATTCCGCCGATGATCTGCTGCAACGCGCCGCGGGAAGGCGGGACGTCATCCCGCACCAAAACGCGCTGATGGAAGAACCAGGGGGTCGCTACATCGACTTTTTGGTGCCGGGACTTTTGGGCATGAATATCATGGGGGGCGGGCTGTTTGGCGTGGGCTTTGTTTTGGTGGATATGCGGATTCGCAAGCTCCTGAAGCGATTTTTGGCCACGCCCATGCGCAAATCGCAGTTCTTGGGGGGGGTCATGGTCGCCCGGTTGGTGTTTCTGATTCCCGAAGTCGTGCTGCTAATCTTCTTTGCCTGGCTGATCTTTGACGTGCGGATTTATGGCTCGTTATGGGAAGTACTGGTCCTGGTGCTTTTGGGGGCGTTCACGTTTTCCGGTATTGGGTTGTTAATCGCCAGCCGGGCCAATACGATCGAAATGGTGTCGGGGCTGATGAATGTCATCATGATGCCGATGTGGCTGTTTTCGGGCATCTTTTTTAGTTCCGAAAAATACCCCGAGGGCTTGCAGCCATTTATCCAGGCCCTGCCGCTGACATCGCTAAATAACATGCTCCGCGCGGTGATGCAGGAAGGGGGAACCATCCTCAGCCATCCAGGGGAATTTGCCAACGTCTTGGGCTGGGGGATTGTGAGTTTTTGGTTAGCGTTGCGGCTCTTTCGTTGGAATTAA
- a CDS encoding aldose 1-epimerase family protein, with protein MPLPNTSFTRAPWISDPALPPVGEIPHCTAHLLQWNSGLSAGVQGIELGNGRLRCVVLPTRGLGLWKCYLDDWEIGWRSPVAGPVHPSFVPLYDPSGLGWLDGFDELLCRCGLYSNGAPEHDAQGRLLYPLHGRIANTPANHVELFSNSDAKELILRGTVTESRFHFQNLRLTSSVILQPLTTSLRIVDEVTNQSGRPGEMQLLYHLNLGDPLAEPNGSIVAPIKTLAPRNAHAAADLEYWQTLGPRNSNKAEQVYFLELIPDEAGRATALLKNADSTRAVSVTFAVAQLPYLIVWKSTAAGGDGYVCGLEPALNFPNPRSFEARQGRVRQLDPGETATFELELRFYNTADEVRAAEQPLIELRQSQPPLVLTEPRPEWSA; from the coding sequence ATGCCGTTACCTAACACTTCCTTCACACGCGCTCCTTGGATATCTGATCCGGCTTTACCACCGGTTGGTGAAATTCCCCATTGCACCGCTCATCTTTTGCAGTGGAATTCCGGCCTGTCCGCCGGAGTACAAGGGATCGAACTGGGTAATGGCCGCCTGCGCTGCGTGGTCCTCCCCACACGGGGCCTGGGCCTGTGGAAGTGTTACCTTGACGACTGGGAAATTGGCTGGCGGTCCCCTGTTGCGGGACCGGTCCACCCCTCCTTTGTCCCGCTCTATGATCCCAGTGGGTTGGGCTGGCTGGACGGATTTGACGAACTACTCTGCCGCTGCGGACTGTACAGTAACGGCGCTCCGGAACATGACGCCCAGGGGCGACTGCTTTACCCCTTGCATGGCAGAATTGCCAATACTCCAGCCAACCACGTCGAGCTATTCAGCAATTCAGACGCCAAAGAGCTAATTTTACGGGGAACTGTCACCGAATCGCGGTTTCATTTTCAAAATTTGCGGTTAACCAGTTCGGTCATCTTGCAACCACTGACGACGAGCTTGCGGATTGTCGACGAAGTGACCAACCAGAGTGGTCGTCCGGGCGAAATGCAGTTGCTCTACCATCTTAATCTGGGTGATCCGCTAGCGGAACCAAATGGCAGCATCGTAGCCCCCATCAAAACCCTGGCCCCGCGCAACGCCCACGCCGCCGCCGATCTCGAGTACTGGCAAACGCTGGGTCCACGGAATTCCAATAAAGCCGAGCAAGTCTATTTTTTGGAATTGATCCCCGACGAAGCGGGCCGGGCAACCGCGCTTCTCAAAAACGCCGACTCCACCCGCGCGGTCAGTGTCACCTTTGCCGTGGCCCAATTGCCGTATTTGATTGTCTGGAAAAGCACGGCGGCTGGGGGGGATGGTTACGTCTGTGGGTTGGAGCCGGCACTCAATTTTCCCAATCCGCGTAGCTTTGAAGCCCGGCAGGGGCGGGTGCGCCAGCTCGATCCCGGCGAAACCGCCACATTTGAATTGGAATTACGCTTTTATAATACCGCCGACGAAGTCCGGGCCGCCGAGCAGCCGTTGATTGAACTGCGTCAAAGCCAGCCTCCCCTGGTTTTGACCGAACCGCGACCGGAATGGTCGGCCTAG
- a CDS encoding acyl carrier protein translates to MLWWFRNYYQGKSHISSDSLTLSTSLNELGADSLDAVEFVMEIEERYDISFPEDAAEQIKTVGDAIRYIQEKRRFDTE, encoded by the coding sequence CTGCTGTGGTGGTTTCGGAATTACTATCAGGGCAAGTCCCATATATCTAGTGATAGCCTCACTTTATCGACGTCACTGAATGAGCTGGGAGCAGATTCGCTAGATGCCGTCGAGTTCGTCATGGAAATAGAAGAGCGATATGATATTTCCTTCCCGGAAGATGCCGCCGAGCAAATCAAAACCGTTGGCGACGCGATCCGCTATATCCAGGAAAAACGCCGGTTTGATACAGAGTAG
- a CDS encoding TspO/MBR family protein translates to MQKFLIHLGGWLVVCLAVGFAGSQLTTPQIGTWYATLNKPSFNPPNWVFGPVWTTLYVLMAVSAARISSKFGWRGAVVELAVFLAQLGLNLLWSGLFFAAQRPGWAMLEIAILWLAIVTMIELFSRRDQVAGLLQLPYLLWVSYASVLNFWLWRMN, encoded by the coding sequence ATGCAAAAATTTTTGATTCATCTTGGTGGCTGGCTAGTCGTCTGTCTGGCGGTTGGATTTGCCGGGTCGCAACTGACCACGCCGCAAATCGGGACCTGGTATGCCACGCTGAACAAGCCGTCGTTTAATCCTCCCAACTGGGTGTTTGGGCCGGTCTGGACGACGCTGTACGTGCTGATGGCGGTATCCGCCGCGCGCATCTCGAGCAAATTTGGCTGGCGGGGGGCAGTGGTGGAACTTGCGGTGTTTCTAGCGCAGTTGGGGCTGAATCTGCTGTGGTCGGGGCTGTTCTTTGCTGCCCAGCGGCCCGGTTGGGCGATGCTAGAAATCGCGATCTTGTGGCTGGCGATCGTGACGATGATTGAGCTGTTTAGCCGCCGCGACCAAGTGGCGGGCTTGTTGCAGTTGCCGTATTTATTGTGGGTCAGCTACGCAAGCGTGCTGAATTTTTGGCTATGGCGGATGAATTAA
- a CDS encoding thiamine phosphate synthase yields METVTFRILDAAANRVREGLRVIEDYARFGLQDAFLTAECKNLRHELAELLSAIDPRRLLASRETLTDVGTSLTTMSEAVRLDQHTVVAANCKRIQEALRSLEEYGKTISPAIAASLEQLRYRSYTLEKAISNVGHAVASLDQCHLYVLIPGGESIAKFTELVTALLDANVDAIQLRDKRLADRELLERGEVLRKLIDQRLPAADSALSTSKRVPLMIFNDRPDLAVLARADGVHVGQEELTVSAVRRIVGPQMLVGVSTHTIAQARQAVLDGADYIGVGPTFPSRTKPFESFAGLDFCREVAAELALPAFAIGGINADNLAELLATGIKRVAVGECLNDPATVGENAQQLRGLLTRGTISG; encoded by the coding sequence ATGGAAACTGTAACATTTCGCATTCTGGATGCCGCCGCCAATCGGGTTCGCGAGGGGCTACGCGTGATTGAGGACTACGCTCGCTTTGGCCTGCAAGACGCTTTCTTGACGGCGGAATGCAAAAATTTACGGCATGAGTTGGCGGAATTACTGAGCGCGATCGACCCGCGACGACTATTGGCCAGTCGCGAAACGTTGACTGACGTCGGGACCAGCCTCACCACCATGAGTGAAGCGGTGAGGCTTGACCAACACACGGTGGTGGCGGCCAACTGCAAACGGATTCAAGAAGCGCTGCGCAGTCTAGAGGAATATGGCAAAACCATTTCACCGGCAATTGCCGCCAGCTTGGAACAATTGCGCTATCGCAGCTATACGCTGGAAAAAGCGATTTCCAACGTAGGCCATGCCGTCGCCAGCCTGGATCAATGCCATTTATATGTATTGATACCCGGAGGGGAGTCGATCGCAAAATTTACAGAGCTCGTCACAGCCCTGCTTGATGCCAACGTGGATGCGATTCAATTGCGGGACAAGCGGCTCGCGGATCGCGAATTACTAGAGCGGGGAGAAGTGCTGCGCAAGTTAATCGATCAACGACTTCCCGCGGCTGATTCCGCTTTATCTACAAGTAAGCGAGTGCCGCTCATGATTTTTAATGACCGGCCGGACCTGGCGGTCCTGGCCAGGGCGGATGGCGTGCATGTCGGCCAAGAGGAACTGACTGTCAGTGCGGTGCGGCGCATCGTTGGTCCGCAAATGCTTGTGGGCGTGTCCACGCACACGATCGCGCAAGCCCGCCAGGCGGTGTTGGACGGGGCGGACTACATTGGCGTGGGGCCAACGTTTCCTTCGCGGACCAAGCCGTTTGAGTCATTCGCGGGATTGGATTTTTGCCGCGAGGTGGCCGCGGAACTGGCACTTCCCGCGTTTGCGATCGGCGGGATTAACGCCGACAATCTGGCGGAACTTTTGGCCACGGGGATTAAGCGCGTGGCCGTGGGAGAGTGCCTGAATGATCCGGCCACGGTCGGGGAGAACGCCCAGCAACTGCGCGGATTGCTCACGCGGGGCACCATCAGCGGATAA
- a CDS encoding NUDIX hydrolase: MTELPAKILAEGKFLRLIAKGHWEYADRTQASGAVTIVAVTPENKLVLVEQYRIPLGRNAIELPAGLSGDIPGEEHEALQTAAERELLEETGYTAAEWQWLTGGPSSAGLSTELITFFLARGLTKVHAGGGDDHENIIVHEIPLAEVPAWLARRHAEHVAIDPKVYAGLYFAGDCRS; encoded by the coding sequence GTGACCGAGCTGCCCGCAAAAATCCTGGCCGAGGGGAAATTTCTGCGTTTGATCGCCAAGGGGCATTGGGAATATGCCGACCGCACGCAGGCCAGCGGCGCGGTGACCATTGTGGCGGTAACACCGGAAAATAAATTGGTTCTGGTCGAGCAGTACCGCATTCCCCTGGGCCGTAACGCCATCGAACTGCCCGCCGGACTGAGCGGCGACATACCGGGGGAGGAACACGAGGCCCTGCAAACCGCCGCCGAACGGGAACTGCTGGAGGAGACCGGCTACACCGCGGCGGAATGGCAGTGGTTGACCGGCGGCCCCAGTTCGGCCGGTCTATCGACGGAACTCATCACGTTCTTTTTGGCGCGCGGACTGACCAAGGTGCATGCCGGTGGCGGCGACGACCACGAAAATATCATCGTGCACGAGATTCCGCTGGCCGAGGTCCCCGCGTGGCTGGCGCGGCGACATGCCGAGCACGTGGCAATCGACCCCAAAGTGTACGCCGGACTGTACTTCGCGGGAGACTGTAGATCATGA
- a CDS encoding ATP-dependent Clp protease ATP-binding subunit, with translation MYERFTDRARKVMQLANQEAQRFNHEYIGTEHVLLGLIKEGSGVAANVLKNLDVDLRKIRLEVEKLVQSGPEIVSMGKLPQTPRAKKVIEYSMDEARNLGHNYVGTEHILLGLLREQEGVAAQVLMNLGLKLEDVREEVLNLLGHGMEGGEGGSERGGMERAGGGGGSGSESSSGSSSRSSKSKTPALDSFGRDLTELARQGKLDPVIGREKEIERAIQVLCRRTKNNPVLIGEAGVGKTAIVEGLAQRVVDSNVPEIMSDKRIVVLDLAMMVAGTKYRGQFEERIKAVMNEVRRVKNTILFIDELHTLVGAGGAEGAIDASNVLKPALSRGEIQCIGATTLDEYRKYIEKDKALARRFQEIIVEPSSKDETIQILKGLRDKYEQHHRVQITDNALESAVELSNRYITGRCLPDKAIDVIDESGARVRLKSMTKPPDLKEIDEEVERLNKEKEEAVANQDFEKAASLRDSADKLKKKKQQITRDWREKTREGEGVVDEEVIAEVVSKITGIPLTRMSTEDSIRLMKMEEDLHKKVISQHEAITSISKAVRRSRSGLKDPKRPTGCFIFAGPTGVGKTLLAKALAEFMFGDADALISIDMSEYMEKHNVSRLIGAPPGYVGFEEGGQLTEKIRRRPYAVVLLDEIEKAHPDVFNMLLQVMEEGRLTDSFGRNIDFRNVILIMTTNAGAEAIKNESAFGFQTSKEQDASYDGMKTRVKDEIGKMFRPEFLNRVDDIIVFRHLTVEDLKSVIDIELAKVRERLGEKGLKLVLSDEAKKLIIKRGTDTDFGARPLRRAIENNIEDPLSEELLKGEFNGKDTIFVDVKEVAGKKQLFFTGMQGEPELATAGAGSETAS, from the coding sequence ATGTACGAACGCTTTACCGACCGTGCCCGCAAAGTGATGCAGCTTGCCAATCAAGAAGCACAACGCTTTAACCATGAATACATCGGCACCGAGCATGTCCTGTTGGGCCTGATTAAGGAAGGCTCCGGCGTCGCCGCCAATGTGCTGAAGAATTTGGATGTCGATCTGCGTAAGATCCGCCTGGAAGTCGAAAAACTGGTCCAAAGCGGACCTGAGATCGTCAGCATGGGCAAGCTCCCCCAGACTCCCCGTGCCAAGAAGGTCATCGAATACTCGATGGACGAGGCCCGCAATCTGGGCCACAACTATGTCGGCACCGAACATATCCTGCTGGGTCTCTTGCGTGAGCAAGAAGGGGTCGCCGCGCAGGTGCTGATGAATCTGGGGCTAAAGTTAGAAGACGTCCGCGAGGAAGTGCTGAATCTGCTGGGCCACGGCATGGAAGGGGGCGAAGGGGGAAGCGAACGGGGAGGTATGGAACGGGCCGGTGGCGGCGGCGGGAGCGGCAGCGAAAGCTCGTCGGGGAGTTCCTCGCGCAGCAGTAAATCCAAAACGCCCGCGCTGGACAGCTTTGGCCGCGATCTAACGGAACTAGCCCGCCAGGGAAAACTGGACCCGGTCATTGGCCGCGAAAAGGAAATCGAACGGGCGATCCAGGTGCTTTGCCGCCGGACCAAGAACAACCCCGTCCTCATTGGCGAGGCTGGCGTGGGGAAGACCGCCATTGTCGAGGGGCTGGCCCAGCGCGTGGTCGATAGCAACGTCCCCGAGATCATGTCCGACAAGCGCATTGTCGTTTTGGACTTGGCGATGATGGTGGCCGGGACCAAGTACCGCGGCCAGTTCGAGGAACGGATCAAGGCGGTGATGAACGAAGTTCGCCGCGTGAAAAACACGATTTTATTCATCGACGAGTTGCACACCCTGGTCGGCGCTGGCGGGGCCGAAGGGGCCATTGACGCCAGTAATGTGCTCAAGCCCGCGCTGAGCCGCGGCGAAATCCAGTGCATCGGCGCGACCACGCTGGACGAGTACCGCAAATACATCGAAAAGGACAAAGCGCTCGCCCGCCGGTTCCAGGAAATCATCGTGGAGCCTTCCAGCAAGGACGAAACGATTCAAATCCTGAAGGGGCTGCGCGACAAGTACGAACAGCATCACCGCGTGCAGATCACCGATAATGCGCTCGAGTCCGCGGTGGAATTGTCCAACCGCTACATTACGGGCCGTTGCCTGCCGGATAAGGCGATCGACGTCATTGACGAATCGGGAGCGCGCGTCCGGCTGAAAAGCATGACCAAGCCCCCGGATCTAAAGGAAATCGACGAAGAGGTCGAACGCCTGAATAAGGAAAAAGAGGAAGCGGTCGCCAACCAGGACTTTGAAAAGGCGGCTTCGCTGCGCGATTCCGCGGACAAACTGAAAAAGAAGAAACAGCAGATCACTCGCGACTGGCGCGAAAAAACCCGCGAAGGGGAAGGCGTGGTCGACGAAGAAGTCATCGCCGAGGTCGTTAGCAAGATCACGGGCATCCCGCTGACGCGGATGAGCACCGAGGACAGCATTCGCCTCATGAAGATGGAAGAAGACCTGCACAAAAAGGTCATTAGCCAGCACGAGGCGATCACCTCCATCAGCAAGGCCGTTCGCCGCAGCCGTTCGGGGCTAAAGGATCCCAAGCGGCCCACGGGTTGCTTCATCTTTGCCGGGCCGACGGGCGTGGGCAAGACGCTGCTCGCCAAGGCGCTGGCGGAGTTTATGTTTGGCGACGCCGACGCGCTTATTTCCATCGACATGAGCGAGTACATGGAAAAGCACAACGTCAGCCGCCTGATCGGCGCGCCGCCGGGATACGTGGGCTTTGAGGAAGGGGGCCAACTGACCGAAAAGATTCGCCGCCGCCCGTACGCCGTGGTGCTGCTGGATGAAATCGAAAAGGCCCACCCCGATGTGTTCAACATGCTGCTGCAGGTCATGGAGGAAGGGCGTTTGACGGACAGCTTTGGCCGCAACATCGACTTCCGCAACGTCATTTTAATCATGACGACCAACGCGGGGGCCGAGGCGATCAAAAACGAATCCGCGTTCGGCTTTCAAACCAGCAAGGAACAGGACGCCAGCTACGACGGCATGAAGACCCGGGTCAAGGACGAGATTGGCAAGATGTTCCGCCCCGAGTTTTTGAACCGCGTGGATGACATTATTGTGTTCCGCCATTTGACGGTCGAGGATCTCAAGTCGGTCATCGACATCGAACTGGCCAAGGTCCGCGAACGCCTGGGCGAGAAGGGACTGAAGCTGGTCCTTTCCGACGAGGCGAAAAAGCTGATTATCAAGCGCGGCACCGACACGGACTTTGGCGCGCGGCCCCTCCGCCGGGCGATCGAAAACAACATCGAGGATCCCCTGTCGGAAGAATTGCTCAAGGGGGAATTCAACGGCAAGGACACGATTTTTGTCGATGTGAAAGAAGTCGCCGGCAAGAAGCAACTGTTCTTTACCGGTATGCAGGGGGAACCCGAATTGGCCACCGCCGGCGCGGGGAGCGAAACCGCATCGTAG
- a CDS encoding helix-turn-helix transcriptional regulator, whose translation MFSPTRGKIEETMNIVEWDSLSAATESTHALPSQLLVGPESRPAAPAVVIQPGEYSPPLADNGGLTMPGVPLRQMDLPHAPELDGEEDDDNAELPMVKPVTNRALHRLAEVREQQGVTLRNMARRMGCDVKTIRAQEHPRSDISLSVLYAWQQVLEVPVMELLVDDDAPLSAPVMKRAQLVKLMKTAAAIQEKADNNSIRRLVAMLMEQLQEIMPELKDVGPWHTVGQRRTLDDYGRVAEQPISDDVFRHGVM comes from the coding sequence ATGTTTTCGCCCACACGCGGAAAGATTGAGGAAACCATGAACATTGTGGAATGGGATTCGTTGTCAGCCGCAACGGAATCCACCCATGCGCTGCCGTCACAATTATTAGTCGGTCCCGAGTCCCGGCCGGCGGCCCCGGCGGTGGTTATTCAACCTGGCGAATATTCTCCCCCCCTGGCCGACAACGGGGGCTTGACCATGCCGGGCGTCCCATTGCGGCAAATGGATCTGCCCCACGCCCCCGAACTGGATGGCGAGGAAGACGATGATAACGCGGAATTGCCCATGGTAAAACCGGTCACCAACCGGGCTTTACATCGTTTAGCCGAAGTTCGCGAACAACAAGGCGTGACCCTGCGCAATATGGCTCGCCGCATGGGTTGCGATGTAAAAACCATCCGTGCCCAGGAACATCCGCGCTCGGATATTTCCTTGAGTGTGCTGTATGCCTGGCAGCAAGTGTTGGAAGTGCCGGTGATGGAGCTTTTAGTCGATGACGACGCGCCGTTGTCCGCCCCCGTCATGAAGCGTGCGCAGTTAGTCAAGCTAATGAAAACCGCCGCCGCCATCCAGGAAAAGGCCGATAATAACTCCATTCGACGGTTGGTCGCCATGTTGATGGAGCAGCTCCAGGAAATCATGCCGGAATTAAAGGATGTTGGCCCCTGGCATACCGTCGGACAGCGGCGCACCCTGGATGATTATGGCCGCGTCGCCGAGCAGCCCATCTCGGACGATGTGTTTCGCCATGGAGTCATGTAA